A portion of the uncultured Draconibacterium sp. genome contains these proteins:
- a CDS encoding LuxR C-terminal-related transcriptional regulator — protein MLLTKLHIPQPKENVVHRSALFEKLNEGLNRKLVLVSAPAGYGKTTLVVDWIYSKKLKSVWYSLDESDNIFTSFLSYLITGLQTIDKSIGETIQPLLKTAVNLSAEKITGILVNDLIQSNKMFVLVFDDFHYIHQKEIIQFINYFIRFLPDNLHIAIITRSDPSIQLSKLRSKQQLIELRIDDLSFSAKDTNEFFYRTHNISLKEEDADFLQTKTEGWISGIHLAGISIKGQDNVSTFIQNLKGSSRYIMDYLLDEVLSVQDKQVKDFLLKTAILKRLCPDLCDHILCTTNSHEIVELLETNNMFIIPLDNERKWYRYHHLFSDLLRKRLIQSSSINIPELHTLASEWLINNDLVDEAIHHLLLAKNYEKAAELISQEMFKIWDDGNHYKFSPWLNSLPENILSQTPQLIILKAELAMTRWQIKDAEELLNSAETILNDIENNKITPLISLSTSGKNYRGRILVNYALIASYHEKPKDIIRYVEEALEILSTDQLIWRNLAKMILSDAYFIIGKLPEAQKGQVETNKSYMIAQNPFLYLMSGANLAVTLRQQGKLNEVLELCENLIKDAEDKKLSNTTVVGWLQTIKAEVLAEFNNIDEAEKIALKGVATAENFKIFGVVLKCRLLLIRIYFSKGKYSEINQILQLIKDETVGFGVTGHIKSQIDSWRARMSISQSNYTELEQWMSEYEDREGIIFDYINENKNIAASRVYMALGRFNEAEEILSNLETEAETNNRINALIEILLLKAQLKYQTGESELAKKLLYKAFSYAEPGGYIRTFIDEGPVIGELAKNLQRNKNSGFINSKVAVSQEYINQLCSAFSAENKKEEQAETGLSTRELEILKLIAKDYSNQQIADESFISLNTVKTHLKNINLKLEVDSRIKAVEKAKTLGIL, from the coding sequence ATGCTACTAACTAAACTACATATTCCGCAACCTAAAGAAAATGTTGTTCACCGATCAGCTTTATTTGAAAAATTAAACGAAGGATTAAACCGCAAATTAGTTCTCGTTTCAGCACCGGCGGGTTACGGAAAAACAACGCTTGTTGTCGACTGGATTTACAGTAAAAAGCTTAAATCAGTTTGGTATTCGCTGGATGAAAGCGACAACATTTTTACTTCATTTTTAAGTTATCTGATAACCGGACTGCAAACTATCGATAAAAGCATAGGAGAAACCATTCAACCACTCTTAAAAACCGCTGTAAACCTTTCTGCTGAAAAAATCACCGGGATATTGGTAAACGACCTGATCCAGTCAAATAAAATGTTCGTGTTGGTGTTCGATGATTTCCATTACATTCATCAAAAAGAGATCATTCAGTTCATCAACTATTTTATTCGCTTTTTACCGGATAATTTACACATCGCCATTATAACAAGAAGCGATCCTTCAATTCAACTTTCAAAATTGCGAAGTAAACAGCAACTAATTGAGTTGAGAATTGATGATTTGAGTTTCTCGGCAAAAGATACCAACGAGTTTTTTTACAGAACACACAACATTAGCTTAAAAGAAGAAGATGCCGATTTTCTGCAGACCAAAACGGAAGGCTGGATATCAGGCATTCATTTAGCCGGAATTTCAATTAAAGGGCAGGATAATGTTTCCACATTTATTCAAAATTTGAAAGGTAGCAGCCGGTATATTATGGATTATCTACTTGATGAAGTCCTTTCTGTTCAGGATAAGCAAGTGAAAGATTTTCTGCTAAAAACCGCCATTTTGAAGCGCTTGTGCCCTGATTTATGCGATCACATTCTCTGTACCACAAACAGTCATGAAATAGTGGAGTTATTGGAAACCAACAACATGTTCATTATTCCACTGGACAACGAAAGAAAATGGTATCGTTACCATCATTTGTTTTCCGATTTACTCCGAAAAAGGTTGATTCAATCTTCATCAATCAACATTCCGGAACTACATACTTTGGCAAGTGAGTGGTTGATTAACAACGACCTTGTTGACGAAGCCATTCATCATTTGTTGCTTGCAAAGAATTATGAAAAAGCCGCTGAATTAATTTCGCAGGAAATGTTCAAAATCTGGGATGATGGCAATCATTATAAATTTAGTCCGTGGCTAAATTCTCTGCCTGAAAATATCCTGAGTCAAACCCCTCAATTAATCATTCTCAAAGCAGAACTGGCAATGACCAGGTGGCAAATTAAGGATGCTGAAGAATTACTAAACAGTGCAGAGACTATACTAAATGACATTGAAAATAACAAGATTACACCATTAATTTCACTTTCAACAAGTGGTAAAAATTACAGAGGGCGAATATTGGTGAACTACGCCTTAATTGCTTCTTATCATGAAAAGCCCAAAGACATCATTAGATATGTTGAGGAGGCATTGGAAATACTCTCAACTGATCAGCTTATCTGGAGAAATTTGGCTAAAATGATTTTGAGTGATGCCTATTTTATAATAGGAAAATTGCCTGAAGCACAAAAAGGGCAGGTCGAAACTAATAAGTCCTACATGATTGCTCAAAATCCCTTCCTGTATTTAATGTCCGGGGCAAATTTGGCTGTTACGCTTAGGCAGCAAGGAAAACTAAATGAGGTACTAGAGCTTTGTGAAAACCTTATTAAAGATGCTGAAGATAAAAAGCTGAGCAATACAACTGTAGTGGGTTGGCTACAAACAATTAAAGCTGAGGTTCTGGCAGAATTCAATAATATAGACGAGGCTGAAAAGATTGCACTAAAGGGAGTCGCAACAGCTGAGAATTTTAAAATTTTTGGTGTGGTTTTAAAATGCCGTTTATTGCTTATAAGAATTTACTTCTCAAAAGGGAAGTATTCCGAAATTAACCAAATTTTGCAGCTAATTAAGGATGAAACTGTTGGTTTTGGAGTAACCGGACATATAAAAAGTCAAATTGATTCCTGGAGAGCCAGAATGTCAATCTCTCAAAGCAATTACACTGAGTTGGAACAATGGATGAGCGAATACGAAGACCGTGAAGGGATTATTTTCGATTACATCAACGAGAATAAAAATATAGCAGCATCACGGGTGTACATGGCACTTGGAAGATTCAATGAAGCAGAAGAAATCCTTTCGAATTTGGAAACCGAAGCAGAAACAAACAACAGAATAAATGCTCTGATAGAAATTCTTTTGCTGAAAGCTCAGTTGAAATACCAAACAGGAGAATCTGAACTTGCAAAAAAACTATTATACAAAGCCTTTTCGTATGCCGAACCCGGTGGCTATATAAGAACCTTTATCGATGAAGGACCTGTCATTGGGGAACTCGCAAAAAATCTACAACGAAATAAAAATTCAGGATTTATAAATTCTAAAGTTGCAGTCTCGCAAGAATACATAAATCAATTATGTAGTGCTTTTTCTGCAGAGAATAAAAAAGAGGAACAAGCAGAAACGGGGCTCAGTACCAGAGAACTGGAGATACTAAAACTGATAGCTAAAGATTATTCCAACCAACAAATTGCCGATGAATCGTTTATTTCGTTGAACACTGTAAAAACCCACCTGAAAAACATCAATCTTAAACTCGAAGTAGACAGTCGGATAAAAGCTGTAGAAAAGGCGAAAACATTGGGAATACTCTGA
- a CDS encoding nitroreductase family protein: MMLDEIIQNRRSIRNYQDKPVSLVTIRSIIKDSTLAPSAGNEQPWKYLVVNNKAMLDRISDECRQNFIKRIAVNPGDPAKKYEKMLQNESFHIFYHAPAVVFIMGETNIKNLVADCSLAACYFMFLATEKGLGTCWVNFATAVSNPELRNELGIPANLKIVAPIALGYPKKIPAIPPRKEPQILNVIE, from the coding sequence ATGATGCTAGATGAAATAATACAAAACCGAAGATCTATTAGAAACTACCAGGATAAACCTGTTTCGCTAGTTACAATACGAAGCATAATAAAAGATAGTACTTTGGCGCCAAGTGCCGGCAATGAGCAGCCATGGAAGTATCTGGTTGTAAACAACAAAGCAATGCTCGACCGGATATCTGATGAGTGCAGGCAGAATTTCATCAAACGTATTGCCGTGAATCCTGGCGATCCTGCAAAAAAATATGAAAAGATGCTTCAAAATGAATCTTTCCATATTTTCTATCACGCGCCTGCTGTGGTTTTTATTATGGGCGAAACGAATATTAAAAACCTGGTTGCCGACTGTTCGTTAGCCGCTTGCTATTTTATGTTTTTGGCAACAGAGAAAGGATTGGGAACATGCTGGGTGAATTTTGCCACGGCAGTTAGTAATCCTGAATTACGAAACGAACTAGGAATACCAGCGAACCTAAAAATAGTTGCACCTATTGCATTGGGATATCCGAAAAAAATTCCCGCAATTCCCCCAAGAAAAGAACCTCAAATATTGAATGTAATTGAATAA
- a CDS encoding SDR family oxidoreductase, with the protein MKNAKTKNIVLAGATGYLGRYIAAELLAREYNTCLIVRNKEKAGFDQDKFDVIEAEVTNPMSIIECTSNADVVISTVGITKQKDGLTYMDVDYRANLNLLEEAIESGVKKFIYVSAFNADKLTHLKMCEAKEMFVKKLKESGIGYCIVRPNGFFSDMAEFLKMAKKGKAELFGDGNFKMNPIHGADLAKICVDAIESNEIEIEAGGPEILTHNEIVNMAFDTLGKKPKISYMPEWMRKTILWFARTFTSQKTYGPMEFFFTVLAMDMVAPWYGDHKLKDFFEGIKTENN; encoded by the coding sequence ATGAAAAACGCGAAAACAAAAAATATAGTACTGGCAGGAGCTACAGGGTATTTGGGAAGATACATCGCAGCCGAATTATTGGCCCGGGAATATAACACCTGTTTAATAGTCCGGAACAAGGAGAAGGCCGGATTTGATCAGGATAAATTTGATGTAATAGAAGCAGAGGTAACTAATCCGATGAGTATTATTGAATGCACGTCAAATGCGGATGTTGTTATCAGTACTGTAGGAATTACCAAACAAAAAGATGGACTGACCTATATGGATGTTGATTACCGGGCCAATTTGAATTTATTGGAAGAAGCAATTGAAAGCGGAGTGAAAAAGTTCATTTATGTGTCAGCGTTTAATGCCGACAAATTAACACATCTGAAAATGTGTGAAGCTAAAGAAATGTTTGTTAAGAAGCTCAAGGAATCGGGTATCGGCTATTGTATTGTACGGCCAAATGGCTTTTTCTCGGACATGGCCGAGTTTCTGAAAATGGCAAAAAAAGGAAAAGCCGAACTTTTTGGCGATGGAAATTTTAAAATGAATCCAATACACGGTGCCGATTTGGCCAAAATATGTGTTGATGCCATTGAGTCGAATGAAATAGAAATTGAAGCCGGTGGTCCCGAAATTCTTACGCATAACGAAATTGTAAATATGGCATTCGATACGCTCGGGAAAAAACCAAAAATTAGCTACATGCCCGAATGGATGAGAAAAACGATATTATGGTTCGCCAGAACATTCACATCTCAGAAAACTTATGGTCCGATGGAATTTTTCTTCACTGTTCTTGCCATGGATATGGTTGCCCCATGGTATGGCGATCATAAGCTT